One Ferrimicrobium sp. genomic region harbors:
- a CDS encoding ATP-dependent Clp protease ATP-binding subunit, with translation MFERFTDRARRVLVLAQEEAKLLHHNYIGTEHILLGLVHEGDGIAAKALESLGVTLESLREEVVKLAEPSSGPTPNSPAFTVSAKKVLEYSLREALQLGHNYIGTEHMLLGLVREGEGTGSKVLMNLGIDLTRVRSQVMQILTTYEGKQPAGAGVGPSTGQEQSGGSAVLDQFGRNLTQMAREHKLDPVVGRDREIERMMQVLSRRQKNNPVLIGEPGVGKSAIVEGLAEKIVQGDVPETLRGKQIYTLDLGALVAGSRYRGDFEERLKKVLKEVRTKENIVLFIDEIHTLVGAGAAEGAIDAASILKPMLARGELQTIGATTIDEYRKHFEKDAALERRFQPITVGEPSIEDTFEILKGLRERYESHHNVTITDEALVAAANMADRYISDRFLPDKAIDLIDEAGSRLRIKRVTSPPELRKIDDDLVRTRKDKDSALARQNFDEAKRLSTKEGELAQRKSELEASWKEEGKERYGVVDEEVIAEVLAMWTGIPVNRLTEEETAKLLRMEDELHRRIVGQQEAISALSRSIRRTHAGLKDPRRPSGSFIFLGPTGVGKTELAKTLAEFLFGDPDALIQLDMSEYMEKHTVARLVGSPPGYVGYDEGGQLTEAVRRKPFSVVLFDEIEKAHPDIFNTLLQILEDGRLTDAQGRAVDFKNTILIMTSNLGSADLHKSQVGFSKNTDAVNHEKMRIKLNEALKSHFKPEFLNRIDEVIVFHELTQPEVEQIVDLLFKRIQTQLETKAIGIELTESVRAHLARVGYDRELGARPLRRTLQRLIEDPLSERLLNKEFHPGEMVVVDLDGEDVVFRVIEGVDTTPMELAESSSAD, from the coding sequence TTGTTCGAACGTTTTACGGATCGTGCTCGCCGGGTATTGGTGCTCGCTCAGGAGGAAGCCAAGCTTCTCCACCACAATTACATTGGCACGGAGCACATATTGCTTGGCCTTGTGCACGAAGGCGATGGGATCGCCGCAAAGGCGCTCGAGTCACTTGGCGTGACACTGGAGAGCCTCCGGGAGGAGGTTGTCAAGCTTGCTGAGCCTTCGTCTGGTCCTACACCGAACTCTCCAGCCTTTACCGTGAGTGCCAAGAAGGTGCTCGAGTACTCATTGCGAGAGGCGCTGCAGCTCGGCCACAACTACATCGGCACCGAGCACATGTTGCTTGGACTCGTCCGTGAGGGTGAGGGAACTGGGTCGAAGGTACTGATGAACCTTGGTATCGATCTGACCAGAGTGCGTTCTCAGGTCATGCAGATCCTTACTACGTATGAAGGCAAGCAGCCGGCTGGCGCAGGGGTGGGTCCGTCGACCGGTCAGGAGCAGTCCGGAGGGTCTGCCGTCCTTGACCAGTTTGGTCGCAACCTCACCCAGATGGCTCGAGAGCACAAGCTCGATCCGGTCGTTGGACGTGATCGGGAGATCGAACGGATGATGCAAGTTCTTTCGCGTCGGCAGAAAAATAATCCCGTGCTGATCGGTGAGCCTGGCGTTGGTAAGTCCGCCATTGTGGAGGGTCTCGCTGAGAAGATCGTGCAAGGTGACGTCCCAGAAACCTTGCGAGGCAAGCAGATCTACACGCTTGATCTCGGAGCCTTAGTGGCTGGAAGCCGGTATCGCGGTGATTTTGAGGAGCGGTTGAAGAAGGTCCTCAAAGAGGTGCGCACCAAGGAGAACATTGTCCTCTTCATCGATGAGATCCATACCCTCGTCGGTGCTGGTGCCGCTGAGGGAGCGATCGACGCTGCTTCGATTCTCAAGCCAATGCTGGCTCGAGGTGAGCTGCAGACGATCGGGGCGACCACGATCGATGAGTATCGTAAGCATTTCGAAAAGGATGCTGCGCTTGAACGTCGATTCCAGCCGATTACGGTGGGAGAACCTTCAATCGAGGATACCTTCGAGATCTTGAAGGGGCTCCGTGAACGCTACGAATCTCATCACAATGTAACCATCACTGATGAGGCGCTCGTAGCGGCCGCCAATATGGCCGATCGATATATCTCGGATCGTTTCCTTCCAGACAAGGCGATTGATTTGATCGACGAAGCGGGTAGCCGACTGCGTATCAAGCGGGTCACCTCGCCGCCTGAGTTGCGCAAGATCGATGATGATCTGGTGCGTACGCGCAAAGACAAGGACTCAGCGTTAGCCCGCCAAAACTTCGATGAGGCGAAGCGGCTTTCGACGAAAGAGGGCGAATTGGCCCAGCGCAAGAGTGAACTTGAGGCATCCTGGAAAGAGGAGGGCAAGGAGCGTTACGGAGTTGTCGATGAGGAGGTCATTGCTGAGGTTCTCGCGATGTGGACGGGTATCCCTGTTAATCGTTTGACCGAGGAGGAGACTGCCAAACTGCTCCGCATGGAGGATGAGCTCCACCGTCGGATCGTTGGGCAGCAGGAGGCGATTTCTGCACTGTCTCGTTCGATTCGGCGCACGCACGCTGGGTTGAAGGACCCAAGGCGCCCCTCTGGCTCCTTCATCTTTCTTGGGCCAACCGGTGTCGGGAAAACCGAGCTTGCCAAGACATTGGCAGAGTTCCTCTTTGGCGATCCAGATGCGCTGATCCAACTCGACATGAGCGAGTACATGGAGAAGCACACCGTGGCGCGCCTGGTGGGTTCTCCCCCTGGGTACGTTGGTTATGACGAGGGCGGGCAGCTAACCGAAGCGGTGCGAAGGAAGCCATTCTCGGTGGTGCTCTTTGATGAGATCGAGAAGGCGCATCCTGATATCTTTAACACCTTGCTGCAAATCTTGGAGGATGGTCGTCTGACCGATGCTCAAGGTAGGGCTGTGGACTTCAAGAACACCATCTTGATCATGACCTCAAATCTGGGTAGCGCCGATCTTCACAAGAGTCAGGTGGGATTCTCGAAGAATACCGACGCTGTGAACCATGAGAAGATGCGAATCAAGCTCAACGAGGCCCTAAAGTCGCACTTCAAGCCCGAGTTTCTGAACCGTATTGATGAGGTCATCGTGTTCCACGAGTTGACTCAGCCAGAGGTAGAGCAGATCGTTGATCTCCTTTTCAAGCGGATACAGACGCAGCTTGAGACCAAGGCGATCGGCATCGAGCTGACCGAATCGGTGCGTGCACATTTGGCCAGGGTCGGCTACGACCGCGAACTCGGTGCACGCCCACTACGACGTACGCTGCAACGCCTGATTGAGGACCCACTCTCTGAACGCTTGCTCAACAAGGAGTTCCATCCAGGCGAGATGGTAGTGGTCGATCTTGACGGGGAAGACGTCGTCTTCCGTGTAATCGAAGGGGTCGACACCACGCCGATGGAGCTGGCTGAGTCCTCAAGCGCTGATTAG
- a CDS encoding ATPase domain-containing protein, translating to MKQRFRCSGCGEVHLTWMGQCSGCGQWGLISEEAMAASVTKAYESPVLLSRVERRRERRLTSGVPGFDELLGDGFVLGSVVLVSGEPGVGKSSLILGMSAKIMESTPSLYISAEETSLQLAERAERLAGSYDQLLVLATRDSDQALAAMEATEARFIVIDSLQALAIGVTLMKEFVDAVVKVAKQRELVVVVIGQVTKDGDLLGPRYVEHMVDASLMLEPTGAPGVRRVMVRKNRFGPSDGVRRLSLEANGIHMIEESNRLEGTPEVGRAWAGVRVGRLAQVVEVNALVGAKSKGRLLSRGIEVDRVRYLMSVIDKHCDLDLSEREVLVAIPSGGVVVDPRIDLALAIALVSSRRGHALKRPLLACAEIGLLGELIPDDAIRGLTQSLPVAPGEIITPRTRPYLREVLEELGLYKPERLQVVGL from the coding sequence ATGAAGCAGAGATTTCGGTGCTCCGGTTGTGGTGAGGTTCATCTCACGTGGATGGGTCAGTGCTCTGGCTGCGGTCAGTGGGGTCTTATCTCTGAGGAAGCCATGGCCGCGTCGGTGACAAAGGCCTATGAGTCGCCTGTGTTACTCTCGCGGGTAGAGCGTCGGCGTGAACGGCGTTTGACCTCCGGAGTGCCGGGCTTTGATGAGTTACTCGGAGATGGCTTTGTCCTCGGATCCGTAGTCCTCGTCTCGGGCGAGCCGGGTGTGGGGAAGTCCTCGCTCATTCTTGGCATGTCGGCCAAAATCATGGAGTCGACCCCTAGCCTGTACATCTCGGCAGAGGAGACGAGTCTGCAGCTCGCCGAGCGAGCGGAACGTTTGGCTGGCTCCTATGACCAACTACTCGTGCTTGCCACTCGCGACAGTGATCAGGCGTTGGCGGCCATGGAGGCGACCGAGGCGAGGTTTATCGTCATCGACTCACTACAGGCCCTGGCCATCGGGGTGACCCTGATGAAGGAGTTTGTGGACGCGGTCGTGAAAGTGGCCAAGCAACGTGAGCTCGTGGTCGTCGTCATTGGCCAGGTCACCAAGGATGGAGACCTTCTGGGTCCCCGGTATGTGGAACACATGGTCGATGCCTCGTTGATGCTTGAACCCACTGGTGCTCCCGGAGTGCGTCGCGTGATGGTGAGGAAGAATCGGTTTGGCCCAAGTGATGGCGTTCGCCGCCTCTCGCTCGAGGCCAACGGTATCCATATGATCGAGGAGAGCAATCGCCTTGAGGGCACCCCAGAGGTGGGACGGGCCTGGGCCGGGGTGCGCGTGGGACGTCTGGCGCAAGTCGTTGAGGTAAATGCGCTGGTAGGAGCGAAGTCCAAAGGCAGACTCCTCTCGCGTGGGATTGAAGTTGATCGGGTGCGGTACCTGATGTCGGTGATTGACAAGCACTGTGATCTCGATCTTTCGGAACGCGAGGTGCTTGTTGCCATACCCAGTGGTGGTGTCGTCGTCGATCCTCGGATCGACCTGGCACTTGCTATCGCCTTGGTGAGTTCGAGGCGGGGGCACGCGCTCAAGCGGCCACTGCTGGCCTGCGCTGAGATCGGATTGCTAGGCGAGCTGATCCCAGACGATGCGATTCGTGGTCTGACCCAGTCGCTGCCGGTAGCTCCTGGCGAGATCATTACGCCCCGAACGCGACCCTATTTGCGCGAGGTTCTTGAGGAACTCGGCCTCTATAAGCCCGAGCGTCTGCAGGTGGTAGGCTTGTAG
- the disA gene encoding DNA integrity scanning diadenylate cyclase DisA has translation MSASTTEFQQTALARVAPGTLLRAGLDRILLARTGALVVLGDAAEVLEICTGGFLIEAAFSPQKLFELAKMDGAIILSANGTRIVRANVHLVPDPRLVTTETGTRHRTAERVASSVDAVVVAVSEELSVISVYYRNHKQTLQPIPAVLSRASQALSTLERYRERFESVLTSLVPLELNGQVTFRDVLFALQRGEMVRRIGAEIEGYLLELGTDGRLLALQSAEISLDFEERFDSLIFDFLGYSDPIEIEAVRDSLASLSTDDVTDLRTFAGWVARQAICEPLRQVSVDHQGDLSLFTLPSRGSRILSNISRIPAAAVRVLLDRYPTLDAIRSASEQELGALDEIGPDWARVIREALGVTPIVAPLER, from the coding sequence ATGAGTGCATCGACGACTGAGTTTCAGCAAACAGCACTGGCCCGGGTGGCTCCCGGAACACTGTTACGTGCCGGGCTCGATCGTATTCTTCTGGCCCGCACCGGCGCCCTAGTGGTGCTCGGTGATGCGGCGGAGGTGCTAGAGATCTGCACTGGTGGCTTTCTTATCGAGGCGGCGTTTTCGCCACAAAAGCTCTTCGAGCTGGCCAAGATGGATGGAGCAATCATCCTCTCTGCGAATGGGACCAGAATCGTGAGAGCAAATGTCCACCTCGTGCCCGATCCGCGTCTGGTCACCACCGAGACTGGGACAAGACACCGGACGGCAGAGCGGGTGGCGTCGAGCGTTGACGCAGTGGTCGTGGCCGTCTCTGAGGAGTTGTCGGTGATCTCGGTCTACTATCGCAATCATAAACAGACACTCCAACCGATCCCGGCGGTGCTGTCACGGGCGAGTCAAGCTCTGTCGACGCTTGAGCGTTATCGGGAGCGGTTTGAGTCGGTACTGACCAGTCTGGTACCGCTGGAACTCAATGGCCAAGTCACTTTTCGCGATGTGCTCTTTGCACTCCAGCGCGGCGAGATGGTCCGTCGGATCGGTGCCGAGATCGAGGGATATTTACTCGAATTGGGCACCGACGGACGACTGCTCGCGCTGCAGTCGGCTGAGATCTCTCTCGACTTCGAGGAGCGCTTTGATTCGCTGATCTTTGATTTCCTTGGCTACAGCGATCCGATAGAGATCGAGGCTGTCCGTGACTCGCTGGCGTCACTTTCGACGGATGATGTGACCGACCTGCGCACTTTTGCGGGTTGGGTCGCGCGCCAAGCGATCTGTGAGCCGCTTCGTCAGGTCAGTGTCGATCATCAGGGTGACCTCTCACTCTTCACGCTACCGTCGCGGGGTTCTCGTATCCTGAGCAACATTTCGCGCATCCCTGCCGCAGCGGTTCGGGTGCTCTTAGACCGTTATCCAACCCTCGATGCCATCCGTTCGGCCTCCGAGCAGGAGCTAGGGGCGCTCGACGAGATTGGGCCCGATTGGGCCCGTGTGATCAGGGAGGCGCTCGGTGTGACACCGATCGTCGCCCCACTGGAGCGCTAG
- a CDS encoding Crp/Fnr family transcriptional regulator — translation MLKWAGVDDTAMAVSLLRDHSVFSHFPEALCAPQFLDAHLLRRHRGETLYTIGTPGDECYLICSGRVGLLAAGPWGRPSLFAIKARGAVVGDLSLFDDAPRTSTAQVLETSVILTIPYPLLRESIASDPSLAQRVLSAYAARIRDNDDRLVEALNLDLINRLARRILEFAQGETEFTLNLTQEDIASLVGASRERTNKALGVLQRCGALEIQGHHLYRVLDLEKLTLLALQWGDDRCHTERLPDHTGPIGPNLVERP, via the coding sequence ATGCTCAAGTGGGCTGGTGTCGACGATACCGCTATGGCGGTCTCACTTTTGCGGGATCATTCTGTTTTTTCGCACTTCCCCGAAGCGCTCTGTGCTCCGCAATTTCTCGACGCGCATCTGTTGCGTCGTCACCGAGGTGAGACCCTCTACACAATTGGCACTCCCGGAGATGAGTGTTATCTCATCTGTTCAGGGCGCGTGGGCCTGCTCGCAGCCGGTCCCTGGGGTCGGCCAAGCCTGTTTGCCATCAAAGCCAGGGGTGCGGTGGTCGGCGATCTCAGTCTCTTTGACGATGCACCACGGACCTCAACCGCGCAGGTGCTAGAGACGTCGGTCATCCTCACAATCCCCTACCCATTGCTACGCGAGAGCATCGCAAGCGATCCCTCGTTAGCACAGAGAGTCCTCAGTGCCTACGCAGCACGAATTCGCGATAACGATGACCGTCTCGTCGAGGCGCTCAACCTAGATCTCATCAACCGCCTGGCACGACGCATCCTTGAGTTTGCCCAAGGCGAGACTGAGTTTACACTCAACCTTACGCAAGAAGACATTGCCAGCCTGGTGGGAGCTTCGCGAGAGCGCACCAACAAGGCCTTGGGCGTCCTCCAACGGTGCGGAGCACTGGAGATCCAAGGTCACCACCTCTACCGAGTCCTTGATCTTGAGAAGCTGACGCTCCTAGCGCTCCAGTGGGGCGACGATCGGTGTCACACCGAGCGCCTCCCTGATCACACGGGCCCAATCGGGCCCAATCTCGTCGAGCGCCCCTAG
- a CDS encoding CarD family transcriptional regulator, with protein sequence MSFEVGDKVVYPHHGAAIIEDRERREDFGEEREYFVLKIAYGDLTVRVPVELAEEVGLRDVINDEEVEEVFAVLGKKDARMPTNWSRRYKNHVEKLKSGDIYQVAEVVRNLTIRDNDKGLSAGERRMLAKARQILVSELTFALSVTPEDAEGRLDKALA encoded by the coding sequence TTGTCATTTGAAGTCGGCGACAAGGTCGTCTATCCCCACCATGGTGCTGCCATCATCGAAGATCGGGAGCGGCGTGAGGATTTTGGTGAAGAACGTGAGTACTTCGTCCTCAAGATTGCGTATGGGGATCTGACGGTTCGTGTCCCAGTTGAGCTGGCCGAAGAGGTTGGCTTGCGCGACGTGATCAACGATGAAGAGGTGGAGGAGGTCTTCGCCGTCCTTGGAAAGAAGGATGCACGAATGCCAACAAATTGGTCACGTCGTTACAAGAATCATGTTGAGAAGTTGAAGTCAGGCGACATCTATCAGGTGGCAGAGGTTGTTCGCAATTTAACCATCCGCGACAATGATAAGGGTCTTTCGGCGGGTGAACGACGAATGTTAGCCAAGGCGCGTCAGATTCTGGTCTCGGAACTTACCTTCGCCTTGTCGGTTACTCCTGAGGATGCTGAGGGGCGACTCGACAAGGCACTCGCGTAG